Proteins from a single region of Sphaerochaeta globosa str. Buddy:
- the fdrA gene encoding DUF1116 domain-containing protein, protein MKQVVVKKDMYVDSVVLMLLSRDLETREEVESATVAMGTAMNVQLLIAQGFSPAQLEKATPSDLLIALNCHHEKDIPTILTFTDTLLAGKGGSGKAGTSQEVFCSIEDAVQAQEETNLAIISVPGAYAAHEAKKALDLGLNVMIFSDNVTLEDEIALKSRAQEKGLLVMGPDCGTAILGGKPLCFANVVPSGSIGVVAASGTGLQEVTCLLTRMGCGISQAIGTGGRDLKNKAVGGRMMLMGITALGNDPNTELIVVVSKPPAPEVVTTVLNALVQTNKNSVVHFIGADANQFPGHPLIHWASNLEETARIAASLSGKAIPKREHSDDWPFDLDHETIDALVLRETAHRLSEQTCIRGYYTGGTLCDEAWISLAGLKEKVYSNNHTNPALVPSDPHISSGNTIIDLGDDVFTVGRPHPMIDPTTRTDRIRKEMHDATIAVMVLDCVLGYGSCDDPAGAMVPTLLAAKQAALKRGGYLSIVASVTGTQHDPQGLASQVQKLEQAGVVVMPSNFQAVKLAQRILLKQQGVGKQVKQTAASVQPKLKSATLSPMLQVAPILSLFTEGVHAVNLGLESFSTNLKVCGGDVHHLDWKPPAGGDVALIDALRRIEDIKGIDIEQANKQAVERVLTSKPMLLGIAKAKDVIPGMRENLLLHAGPPVTWARMCGPMRGAVIGALLYEGMAKDEKEAQKLAASGSIEFEPCHHHNAVGPMAGIISSRMPVWIVENDTYKNKAYATLNEGLGKVLRYGAYNEEVLTRLSWMETVLAPILNKALQLHGPIDMRSLMVQALQMGDECHNRNRAGTSLVIRELAPYLVLLDEPKKDISDVLTFMHKNDHFFLNLSMPSAKCTMDSARNIQGSTLITAMARNGTDFGIQLSGLADRWFKAGATAVEGLYLPGYKAEDAALDIGDSVITETSGIGGFAMAASPSIVKFVGGSPSDAIMYTKRMYTITMAENREYRIPILDFRGTPTGIDVRSVVEKGILPVINTGIAHKEPGIGMVGAGLVKPPMQCFQDALLAFADEYAPVDHSVKGESNESN, encoded by the coding sequence ATGAAACAGGTCGTTGTCAAGAAAGACATGTATGTCGATTCTGTTGTCTTAATGCTACTCAGCAGGGATCTGGAAACAAGAGAAGAAGTCGAATCGGCAACTGTTGCCATGGGCACTGCCATGAATGTGCAATTGCTCATCGCCCAAGGGTTCTCTCCCGCACAGCTCGAAAAAGCTACCCCTTCCGACCTGCTCATAGCCCTCAATTGTCATCATGAAAAAGACATACCCACCATACTTACATTCACCGACACGCTGTTGGCAGGCAAAGGCGGGAGTGGGAAAGCAGGGACTTCGCAGGAAGTTTTTTGCAGCATTGAAGATGCAGTACAAGCCCAAGAAGAAACAAACCTCGCCATAATATCCGTACCAGGTGCCTATGCAGCGCATGAAGCAAAAAAGGCGTTGGACCTTGGCCTGAATGTCATGATATTCTCCGACAACGTTACCTTGGAAGATGAAATTGCGCTCAAGAGCCGTGCCCAGGAAAAAGGCTTGCTGGTCATGGGTCCCGACTGTGGGACGGCCATACTCGGGGGAAAACCCCTGTGCTTCGCGAATGTAGTCCCCAGTGGCTCGATCGGGGTGGTTGCCGCATCAGGTACAGGCTTACAGGAAGTGACATGCCTCCTTACTCGAATGGGCTGCGGCATCAGCCAGGCCATCGGTACCGGGGGAAGAGACCTGAAGAACAAAGCCGTAGGAGGGCGGATGATGCTCATGGGCATCACAGCCCTGGGCAACGATCCAAACACCGAGCTTATCGTGGTGGTATCAAAACCCCCCGCACCGGAAGTGGTTACCACCGTACTCAATGCCTTGGTGCAGACAAACAAGAACTCAGTCGTGCACTTCATCGGAGCCGATGCAAATCAGTTTCCCGGTCATCCCTTGATTCACTGGGCTTCCAATCTGGAAGAAACCGCACGCATTGCAGCCTCGCTCAGCGGTAAAGCCATCCCCAAGCGTGAACACTCTGATGATTGGCCGTTTGACCTGGACCATGAAACCATCGACGCCTTGGTCTTACGGGAAACAGCGCATAGATTGAGTGAGCAAACCTGTATCCGTGGATATTACACAGGGGGGACACTCTGTGACGAGGCTTGGATATCCCTTGCCGGCCTCAAGGAAAAGGTCTATTCCAACAACCATACCAACCCAGCTTTGGTCCCCTCAGACCCGCACATCTCTAGCGGGAATACCATCATCGATCTGGGTGATGACGTCTTTACCGTAGGGCGGCCGCATCCCATGATCGACCCCACCACCCGTACCGATCGAATTCGCAAGGAAATGCATGACGCAACCATCGCTGTCATGGTACTCGACTGCGTACTCGGCTACGGAAGTTGCGACGACCCGGCGGGAGCGATGGTTCCCACGTTGCTTGCAGCCAAACAGGCTGCTCTCAAACGGGGAGGGTATCTGAGTATCGTCGCTTCGGTAACCGGAACACAGCACGATCCCCAAGGTCTTGCAAGCCAGGTGCAAAAACTTGAGCAGGCAGGGGTTGTCGTCATGCCGTCGAACTTCCAGGCTGTCAAACTGGCCCAGAGGATTTTACTGAAGCAACAGGGCGTCGGAAAACAAGTAAAACAAACAGCTGCATCGGTGCAACCCAAACTCAAGAGTGCTACGTTGTCACCTATGCTGCAGGTTGCCCCGATTCTCTCGCTCTTTACAGAGGGAGTACATGCCGTAAACCTCGGTTTGGAATCATTCTCTACGAATCTCAAGGTATGTGGGGGCGATGTTCACCATTTGGATTGGAAACCCCCTGCCGGTGGTGATGTCGCTTTGATAGATGCACTACGTCGCATAGAGGACATCAAGGGCATCGATATCGAGCAAGCCAACAAGCAAGCCGTGGAAAGGGTCCTAACCAGCAAACCGATGCTGCTTGGCATCGCCAAGGCAAAGGACGTCATCCCTGGCATGCGGGAGAATCTTCTATTGCATGCCGGTCCCCCGGTTACCTGGGCCCGTATGTGTGGTCCCATGCGGGGGGCGGTCATCGGCGCTCTGTTGTATGAAGGGATGGCAAAGGATGAGAAGGAAGCCCAAAAGCTTGCAGCCTCGGGCAGCATAGAATTTGAGCCCTGCCATCACCATAATGCGGTCGGTCCTATGGCCGGCATTATCAGCAGTCGTATGCCGGTGTGGATCGTAGAGAACGACACCTACAAAAACAAGGCGTATGCAACACTCAATGAAGGACTGGGAAAGGTGCTCCGTTACGGCGCATACAATGAGGAAGTGTTGACCCGCCTCTCTTGGATGGAAACAGTACTGGCACCGATTCTGAACAAAGCCCTGCAGCTCCATGGACCGATAGACATGCGTTCCTTGATGGTGCAAGCCTTGCAGATGGGCGATGAATGCCACAACCGCAACAGGGCGGGAACCTCTCTGGTCATTCGTGAATTGGCCCCGTATCTTGTATTGCTTGACGAACCGAAGAAGGACATCTCCGATGTGCTGACATTCATGCACAAGAATGACCACTTCTTCCTCAATCTTTCCATGCCGTCTGCAAAGTGCACGATGGACAGTGCAAGAAATATTCAGGGAAGTACGCTCATAACGGCGATGGCCCGCAACGGTACGGATTTCGGTATACAGCTTTCAGGCCTTGCAGACCGTTGGTTTAAAGCCGGGGCAACGGCGGTGGAAGGGTTATATCTGCCCGGGTATAAAGCCGAGGATGCCGCATTGGATATCGGAGACTCGGTCATAACCGAGACATCGGGTATCGGCGGCTTTGCCATGGCAGCCTCTCCTTCCATCGTCAAGTTCGTCGGTGGCTCTCCCTCTGATGCAATCATGTACACCAAACGGATGTACACCATCACCATGGCTGAAAACAGAGAGTATAGGATTCCCATTCTGGATTTCAGAGGGACTCCCACCGGCATCGATGTACGGAGCGTGGTGGAGAAGGGAATATTGCCCGTCATCAATACCGGAATCGCGCATAAGGAACCGGGTATCGGAATGGTTGGGGCAGGTTTGGTGAAACCTCCGATGCAGTGTTTTCAGGATGCTCTCTTGGCTTTTGCCGACGAATATGCGCCGGTTGATCATAGCGTGAAAGGAGAAAGCAATGAAAGTAATTGA